In one Aphelocoma coerulescens isolate FSJ_1873_10779 chromosome 20, UR_Acoe_1.0, whole genome shotgun sequence genomic region, the following are encoded:
- the ADRM1 gene encoding proteasomal ubiquitin receptor ADRM1 isoform X1 translates to MSSGALFPSLVPGSRGSSSKYLVEFRAGKMSLKGSTVTPDKRKGLVYIQQTDDSLIHFCWKDRTSGNVEDDLIIFPDDCEFKRVPQCTTGRVYVLKFKAGSKRLFFWMQEPKTDKDEEHCRKVNEYLNNPPMPGALGGNASGGHELSALGGEGGLQSLLGNMSHNQLMQLIGPTGLGGLGGLGALTGPGLASLLGSGGPPTSSSSSSSRSQSAAVTPSSTTSSTRVTPAPSVPAAASVTSPSPVPSSGNGTSSATSPTQPIQLSDLQNILATMNVPSGAGGQQVDLAAVLTPEIMAPILANAEVQERLMPYLPSGESLPQTAEEIQNTLTSPQFQQALSMFSAALASGQLGPLMSQFGLPAEAVDAANKGDVEAFAKAMQNSVKSDQKEGDSKDKKDEEEDMSLD, encoded by the exons ATGTCTTCAGGTGCATTATTTCCAAGCCTGGTGCCAGGCTCTCGTGGCTCCTCCAGCAAATACCTGGTGGAATTTCGGGCAGGGAAGATGTCcttgaaaggcagcactgtAACTCCAGACAAGAGAAAAGGCCTTGTTTACATCCAGCAAACCGATGATTCCCTCATTCACTTCTGCTGGAAGGACAGGACTTCGGGCAATGTGGAGGAT GATTTGATTATTTTTCCTGATGACTGTGAGTTCAAGAGAGTCCCGCAGTGCACCACGGGCCGTGTGTATGTATTGAAGTTCAAGGCAGGATCAAAACGACTCTTCTTCTGGATGCAG GAGCCAAAGACAGACAAGGATGAGGAGCACTGCCGTAAGGTGAATGAGTATCTCAACAATCCCCCCATGCCAGGGGCACTGGGTGGGAATGCCAGTGGAGGCCACGAGCTCTCAGCGCTAGGAG gtGAGGGTGGCTTGCAAAGCCTTCTTGGAAACATGAGCCATAACCAGCTCATGCAGCTGATCGGACCAACGGGCTTAGGAGGACTTG GTGGGCTGGGCGCGCTGACGGGGCCTGGGCTGGCCAGTCTGCTCGGGAGTGGGGGACCCCCGACCAGCAGCTCATCATCAAG CTCTCGCAGCCAGTCGGCTGCAGTGACTCCATCTTCCACGACTTCTTCCACCCGTGTAACGCCTGCCCCGTCTGTTCCTGCGGCTGCCTCCGTGACCAGTCCCAGCCCCGTTCCCAGTTCGGGTAATGGAACCAGCTCAGCCACAAGCCCAACCCAGCCCATTCAATTGAGTGACCTTCAGAACATTTTAGCTACTATGAATGTGCCATCTGGAGCAGGAGGACAGCAag TGGATCTGGCAGCTGTTCTGACTCCCGAGATCATGGCTCCCATCCTGGCCAACGCTGAAGTTCAGGAGCGATTGATGCCTTACCTTCCCTCAGGGGAATCCCTGCCGCAGACTGCGGAAGAGATCCAGAACACCCTGACGTCTCCTCAGTTCCAGCAG GCTTTGAGCATGTTCAGTGCTGCCTTAGCTTCAGGACAGCTGGGCCCACTCATGAGCCAGTTTGGGCTACCTGCAGAGGCAGTAGATGCAGCAAATAAAGGCG
- the ADRM1 gene encoding proteasomal ubiquitin receptor ADRM1 isoform X2 translates to MSSGALFPSLVPGSRGSSSKYLVEFRAGKMSLKGSTVTPDKRKGLVYIQQTDDSLIHFCWKDRTSGNVEDDLIIFPDDCEFKRVPQCTTGRVYVLKFKAGSKRLFFWMQEPKTDKDEEHCRKVNEYLNNPPMPGALGGNASGGHELSALGGGLGALTGPGLASLLGSGGPPTSSSSSSSRSQSAAVTPSSTTSSTRVTPAPSVPAAASVTSPSPVPSSGNGTSSATSPTQPIQLSDLQNILATMNVPSGAGGQQVDLAAVLTPEIMAPILANAEVQERLMPYLPSGESLPQTAEEIQNTLTSPQFQQALSMFSAALASGQLGPLMSQFGLPAEAVDAANKGDVEAFAKAMQNSVKSDQKEGDSKDKKDEEEDMSLD, encoded by the exons ATGTCTTCAGGTGCATTATTTCCAAGCCTGGTGCCAGGCTCTCGTGGCTCCTCCAGCAAATACCTGGTGGAATTTCGGGCAGGGAAGATGTCcttgaaaggcagcactgtAACTCCAGACAAGAGAAAAGGCCTTGTTTACATCCAGCAAACCGATGATTCCCTCATTCACTTCTGCTGGAAGGACAGGACTTCGGGCAATGTGGAGGAT GATTTGATTATTTTTCCTGATGACTGTGAGTTCAAGAGAGTCCCGCAGTGCACCACGGGCCGTGTGTATGTATTGAAGTTCAAGGCAGGATCAAAACGACTCTTCTTCTGGATGCAG GAGCCAAAGACAGACAAGGATGAGGAGCACTGCCGTAAGGTGAATGAGTATCTCAACAATCCCCCCATGCCAGGGGCACTGGGTGGGAATGCCAGTGGAGGCCACGAGCTCTCAGCGCTAGGAG GTGGGCTGGGCGCGCTGACGGGGCCTGGGCTGGCCAGTCTGCTCGGGAGTGGGGGACCCCCGACCAGCAGCTCATCATCAAG CTCTCGCAGCCAGTCGGCTGCAGTGACTCCATCTTCCACGACTTCTTCCACCCGTGTAACGCCTGCCCCGTCTGTTCCTGCGGCTGCCTCCGTGACCAGTCCCAGCCCCGTTCCCAGTTCGGGTAATGGAACCAGCTCAGCCACAAGCCCAACCCAGCCCATTCAATTGAGTGACCTTCAGAACATTTTAGCTACTATGAATGTGCCATCTGGAGCAGGAGGACAGCAag TGGATCTGGCAGCTGTTCTGACTCCCGAGATCATGGCTCCCATCCTGGCCAACGCTGAAGTTCAGGAGCGATTGATGCCTTACCTTCCCTCAGGGGAATCCCTGCCGCAGACTGCGGAAGAGATCCAGAACACCCTGACGTCTCCTCAGTTCCAGCAG GCTTTGAGCATGTTCAGTGCTGCCTTAGCTTCAGGACAGCTGGGCCCACTCATGAGCCAGTTTGGGCTACCTGCAGAGGCAGTAGATGCAGCAAATAAAGGCG
- the ADRM1 gene encoding proteasomal ubiquitin receptor ADRM1 isoform X3, with translation MSSGALFPSLVPGSRGSSSKYLVEFRAGKMSLKGSTVTPDKRKGLVYIQQTDDSLIHFCWKDRTSGNVEDDLIIFPDDCEFKRVPQCTTGRVYVLKFKAGSKRLFFWMQEPKTDKDEEHCRKVNEYLNNPPMPGALGGNASGGHELSALGGEGGLQSLLGNMSHNQLMQLIGPTGLGGLGGLGALTGPGLASLLGSGGPPTSSSSSSSRSQSAAVTPSSTTSSTRVTPAPSVPAAASVTSPSPVPSSVDLAAVLTPEIMAPILANAEVQERLMPYLPSGESLPQTAEEIQNTLTSPQFQQALSMFSAALASGQLGPLMSQFGLPAEAVDAANKGDVEAFAKAMQNSVKSDQKEGDSKDKKDEEEDMSLD, from the exons ATGTCTTCAGGTGCATTATTTCCAAGCCTGGTGCCAGGCTCTCGTGGCTCCTCCAGCAAATACCTGGTGGAATTTCGGGCAGGGAAGATGTCcttgaaaggcagcactgtAACTCCAGACAAGAGAAAAGGCCTTGTTTACATCCAGCAAACCGATGATTCCCTCATTCACTTCTGCTGGAAGGACAGGACTTCGGGCAATGTGGAGGAT GATTTGATTATTTTTCCTGATGACTGTGAGTTCAAGAGAGTCCCGCAGTGCACCACGGGCCGTGTGTATGTATTGAAGTTCAAGGCAGGATCAAAACGACTCTTCTTCTGGATGCAG GAGCCAAAGACAGACAAGGATGAGGAGCACTGCCGTAAGGTGAATGAGTATCTCAACAATCCCCCCATGCCAGGGGCACTGGGTGGGAATGCCAGTGGAGGCCACGAGCTCTCAGCGCTAGGAG gtGAGGGTGGCTTGCAAAGCCTTCTTGGAAACATGAGCCATAACCAGCTCATGCAGCTGATCGGACCAACGGGCTTAGGAGGACTTG GTGGGCTGGGCGCGCTGACGGGGCCTGGGCTGGCCAGTCTGCTCGGGAGTGGGGGACCCCCGACCAGCAGCTCATCATCAAG CTCTCGCAGCCAGTCGGCTGCAGTGACTCCATCTTCCACGACTTCTTCCACCCGTGTAACGCCTGCCCCGTCTGTTCCTGCGGCTGCCTCCGTGACCAGTCCCAGCCCCGTTCCCAGTTCGG TGGATCTGGCAGCTGTTCTGACTCCCGAGATCATGGCTCCCATCCTGGCCAACGCTGAAGTTCAGGAGCGATTGATGCCTTACCTTCCCTCAGGGGAATCCCTGCCGCAGACTGCGGAAGAGATCCAGAACACCCTGACGTCTCCTCAGTTCCAGCAG GCTTTGAGCATGTTCAGTGCTGCCTTAGCTTCAGGACAGCTGGGCCCACTCATGAGCCAGTTTGGGCTACCTGCAGAGGCAGTAGATGCAGCAAATAAAGGCG